In Deinococcota bacterium, the DNA window GCGACGAGCGAAAGCTCAGCCACCGGGAGATCTGGGCGCTCATCTGGCAGACTTACAAGACTGTCATGCCCAGGGTCATCCTCTTCGGGCTGCTGCTCTTGCTGGTCACCTTTTTCGTCACCGAGGTGCTGTTTTGAGCTAAGGCATTGACCGTACGGTCGAGATGGTTGAACCTCTCGACGAAATACTCCGCCTATCTGTACAGTAGCAATGTACATATGCGCTACTCGAGGTTACCCGTGCCTATCCAAACCACCTATACCAACGCGCGCGCCAACTTGGCCAAGCTGTTGGATGAGGTCAGCAACAATCACGAGACCATCATCATCACCCGGCGCGGCGCGGAAGACGTGGTGCTCATCTCCGCGGCCGAACTCTCGAGCCTTGCGGAAACGGTCCATCTGCTACGCTCGCCAAAGAACGCCGAGCGCCTATTGACGGCTCTCCATCGGGCTCTAGCAGGCTCCGACGAACCGCAAGCGGTGGAAGCGTTGCGCCAGGACGTTGGACTTGGCGAAAAAGCGTAGTGCAAAGCCTCGTGGGAGGGTTCGTCGGGAAGCCGTTTTTCAAGCGGAGTTCCGCGAAGACTTGCGCTACTGGGTTGAACAGGAAAGGCGAATTGCCCTGCGGGCCTTCGACCTCATCGAGGCAATTCTGCAAGACCCCTTCACGGGCATCGGCAAACCCAAGCCCCTAAAATATCTCGCCGCCGGAACCTGGTCACGCCGCCTCACGCAGGAGCACCGCATCGTTTATCTCGTCAGCGACAAGCGTATCGATTTCTTCAGGCACGTTACCACTACTGAGCCTCCTAATGGATAGCTGAGGTTTCACAAGATCATCAACGCAGACCATGGTTATCCAGAAGATATCGGTGCCCAACTCGAGCGTAAAAGACGTTAGAGCCCGGCGAACAGCTCGCGCAGCTTAAGCGTCCAGCCGGGCACCACCTCGCCGCCCTCGAGCTGCTCGTCCTCGGTGAGCACGACGATGCCCGTCCTCGAGCGGTAGACGGTCGCGGTGCGCTGGCGGGGGTTCACGGTGATCACCAGGCGCGCGCCGTGATCCAGCCATGAGAAGACCTTCTCTTCCACTTCGGCGTGGAG includes these proteins:
- a CDS encoding type II toxin-antitoxin system Phd/YefM family antitoxin, whose amino-acid sequence is MPIQTTYTNARANLAKLLDEVSNNHETIIITRRGAEDVVLISAAELSSLAETVHLLRSPKNAERLLTALHRALAGSDEPQAVEALRQDVGLGEKA